A genomic window from Panthera tigris isolate Pti1 chromosome B4, P.tigris_Pti1_mat1.1, whole genome shotgun sequence includes:
- the LOC102950510 gene encoding keratin, type II microfibrillar, component 7C-like isoform X1 produces MCEEVQATVQKHTQGLRHSKEELNRLNQAIQRLTAEVNSAKSQPCELDRAREPRALQEEGASDSAQGKLAWLEAALHQAKKDMARQLREYQELMIVKLGLDFEIATYRKLLEGEESRLGPGFGAGSFR; encoded by the exons ATG TGCGAGGAGGTACAGGCGACCGTGCAGAAACACACGCAGGGCCTGCGACACAGCAAGGAGGAGCTGAACAGGCTTAACCAGGCCATCCAGCGGCTGACTGCAGAGGTGAACAGCGCTAAGAGTCAG CCCTGTGAACTAGACAGAGCCAGGGAGCCACGAGCTCTGCAGGAGGAGGGTGCCTCAGACAGTGCCCAGGGCAAGCTGGCCTGGCTGGAGGCCGCCCTGCACCAGGCCAAGAAGGACATGGCCCGGCAGCTGCGGGAGTACCAGGAGCTCATGATCGTGAAGCTGGGCCTGGACTTCGAGATCGCCACCTACCGCAAGCTGCTGGAGGGCGAGGAGagcag GCTTGGTCCGGGATTTGGGGCAGGAAGCTTCA
- the LOC102950510 gene encoding keratin, type II microfibrillar, component 5-like isoform X2 yields the protein MCEEVQATVQKHTQGLRHSKEELNRLNQAIQRLTAEPCELDRAREPRALQEEGASDSAQGKLAWLEAALHQAKKDMARQLREYQELMIVKLGLDFEIATYRKLLEGEESRLGPGFGAGSFR from the exons ATG TGCGAGGAGGTACAGGCGACCGTGCAGAAACACACGCAGGGCCTGCGACACAGCAAGGAGGAGCTGAACAGGCTTAACCAGGCCATCCAGCGGCTGACTGCAGAG CCCTGTGAACTAGACAGAGCCAGGGAGCCACGAGCTCTGCAGGAGGAGGGTGCCTCAGACAGTGCCCAGGGCAAGCTGGCCTGGCTGGAGGCCGCCCTGCACCAGGCCAAGAAGGACATGGCCCGGCAGCTGCGGGAGTACCAGGAGCTCATGATCGTGAAGCTGGGCCTGGACTTCGAGATCGCCACCTACCGCAAGCTGCTGGAGGGCGAGGAGagcag GCTTGGTCCGGGATTTGGGGCAGGAAGCTTCA
- the LOC102967441 gene encoding keratin, type II cuticular Hb1-like, which translates to MEAAGGPARFDSRLDEARGPTSKLVNALAARSRRPGGPRYKAQRGPRAPATRRRRHRRTMSCLSNGLAAPCGVRAFSCASACGPRPGRCCITAAPYRGVSCYRGLTGGFGSHSVCGGFRAGSCGRTFGYRSGGVCGPSPPCITSVSVNESLLTPLNLEIDPNAQCVKHEEKEQIKCLNSRFAAFIDKVRFLEQQNKLLETKWQFYQNRKCCESNLEPLFEGYIETLRREAECVEADSGRLASELNHVQEVLEGYKKKYEEEVALRATAENEFVALKKDVDCAYLRKSDLEANAEALTEEINFLRRLYEEEIRVLHAHISDTSVIVKMDNSRDLNMDCIVAEIKAQYDDIASRSRAEAESWYRSKCEEMKATVIRHGETLRRTKEEINELNRMIQRLTAEVENAKCQNTKLETAVTQAEQQGEAALSDARCKLAELEAALQKAKQDMACLVKEYQEVMNSKLGLDIEIATYRRLLEGEEQRLCEGVGAINVCVSSSRGGVVCGDLCVSGSRPVTGSACSAPCSGNLAVSTGMCAPCGQKCSGSSLVRFA; encoded by the exons ATGGAGGCGGCCGGCGGCCCGGCCCGCTTTGATTCCCGCCTCGACGAGGCGCGCGGGCCGACCTCCAAGCTCGTAAACGCGTTGGCCGCGCGCTCCCGCCGGCCCGGTGGGCCGCGATATAAGGCGCAGCGCGGGCCCCGGGCTCCAGccacccgccgccgccgccaccgccgcacCATGTCCTGCCTCTCCAACGGCCTCGCCGCCCCCTGCGGGGTCCGCGCCTTCAGCTGCGCCTCGGCCTGCGGGCCCCGGCCCGGCCGCTGCTGCATCACCGCCGCCCCCTACCGCGGCGTCTCCTGCTACCGCGGCCTCACCGGCGGCTTCGGAAGCCACAGCGTCTGCGGCGGCTTCCGCGCCGGCTCCTGCGGCCGCACCTTCGGCTACCGCTCCGGCGGCGTGTGCGGCCCCAGCCCGCCCTGCATCACCAGCGTGTCCGTCAACGAGAGCCTCCTCACGCCCCTCAACCTGGAGATCGACCCCAATGCGCAGTGCGTGAAGCACGAGGAGAAGGAGCAGATCAAGTGTCTCAACAGCAGGTTCGCTGCCTTCATCGACAAG GTGCGCTTCCTGGAGCAGCAGAACAAGCTTCTGGAGACCAAGTGGCAGTTCTACCAGAACCGCAAGTGCTGCGAGAGCAACCTGGAGCCCCTGTTCGAGGGCTACATCGAGACGCTGAGGCGGGAGGCCGAGTGCGTGGAGGCCGACAGCGGGAGGCTGGCCTCGGAGCTCAACCACGTGCAGGAGGTGCTGGAGGGCTACAAGAAGAA GTATGAAGAGGAGGTGGCACTAAGGGCCACCGCCGAGAATGAATTTGTGGCCCTGAAGAAG GACGTGGACTGTGCCTACCTCCGCAAGTCAGACCTGGAGGCCAACGCAGAGGCCCTGACTGAGGAGATCAACTTCCTGCGGCGCCTGTATGAGGAG GAGATCCGCGTTCTCCACGCCCACATCTCAGACACCTCGGTCATCGTCAAGATGGACAACAGCCGGGACCTGAACATGGACTGCATTGTGGCCGAGATCAAGGCTCAGTACGACGACATCGCCAGCCGCAGCCGGGCTGAGGCCGAGTCCTGGTACCGCAGCAAG tgcgaGGAGATGAAGGCCACGGTGATCCGGCACGGGGAGACCCTGCGCCGCACCAAGGAGGAGATCAACGAGCTGAACCGCATGATCCAGAGGCTGACCGCCGAGGTCGAGAATGCCAAGTGTCAG AACACCAAGCTGGAGACCGCGGTGACCCAGGCTGAGCAGCAGGGCGAGGCGGCCCTGAGCGACGCCCGCTGCAAGCTGGCCGAGCTGGAGGCCGCCCTGCAGAAGGCCAAGCAGGACATGGCCTGCCTGGTCAAGGAGTACCAGGAGGTGATGAACTCCAAGCTGGGCCTGGACATCGAGATCGCCACCTACAGGCGGCTGCTGGAGGGCGAGGAGCAGAG GTTGTGTGAAGGCGTTGGTGCTATAAATGTCT GCGTCAGCAGCTCCCGGGGCGGGGTCGTCTGCGGGGACCTCTGCGTGTCCGGCTCGCGGCCAGTGACCGGCAGCGCGTGCAGCGCCCCCTGCAGCGGAAACCTGGCGGTGAGCACCGGAATGTGCGCGCCCTGCGGCCAGAAGTGCAGCGGCAGCTCCTTGGTGCGGTTCGCGTAG
- the KRT7 gene encoding keratin, type II cytoskeletal 7, whose protein sequence is MSIHLSSQVFSSRSAAFPGRGAQVRLSSVRPGGGAFSSSSLYGLGATRARVPVRSTHGGPVGAGIREVTINQSLLVPLRMDIDPTIQQVRQEEREQIKTLNNKFASFIDKVRFLEQQNKLLETKWTLLQEQRSAKSSGLPSIFETHIAGLRRQLEGLQLEGGRLEVELRNVQDAVEDFKNKYEDEINRRTAAENEFVVLKKDVDTAYMNKVELEAKLDALNDEINFFKTLYETELAELQSQISDTSVVLSMDNSRSLDLDGIIAEVKAQYEEITSRSRAEAEAWYQTKFETLQAQAGKHRDDLRNTRNEIAEMSRAIQRLQAEIDSIKNQCAKLEAAIAEAEEHGELALKDARAKKEELEAALQRAKQDMTRQLREYQELMNVKIALDIEIATYRKLLEGEESRLAGDGVGAVNISVVNSTGGGGSGLAGLAFRGTMGSNALSFSSGGGPGAIKSYSTRTSATTHRSVRK, encoded by the exons ATGTCCATCCACTTAAGCTCCCAGGTCTTCAGCTCGCGCTCCGCCGCCTTCCCGGGTCGCGGCGCCCAGGTGCGCCTGAGCTCCGTGCGCCCCGGCGGCGGTGCcttcagcagcagcagcctctACGGCCTGGGCGCCACGCGGGCGCGTGTGCCCGTGCGCTCCACCCACGGGGGCCCGGTGGGCGCCGGCATCCGCGAAGTCACCATCAATCAGAGCCTGCTGGTCCCGCTGCGGATGGACATCGACCCCACCATCCAGCAGGTGCGCCAGGAGGAGCGCGAGCAGATCAAGACCCTCAACAACAAGTTCGCCTCCTTCATCGACAAG GTGCGGTTTCTGGAACAGCAGAATAAGCTGTTAGAGACCAAGTGGACCCTGCTGCAGGAGCAGAGGTCGGCCAAGAGCAGCGGCCTCCCCAGCATCTTTGAGACGCACATTGCTGGCCTGCGGAGGCAGCTTGAGGGGCTGCAGCTCGAAGGAGGCCGCCTGGAGGTGGAGCTGCGGAACGTGCAGGACGCGGTAGAAGACTTCAAGAACAA GTACGAAGATGAAATTAACCGTCGCACGGCTGCTGAGAATGAGTTCGTGGTGCTGAAAAAG GACGTGGACACTGCCTACATGAATAAGGTGGAGTTGGAAGCCAAGTTGGATGCCCTGAATGACGAGATCAACTTCTTCAAGACCCTCTATGAGACG GAGTTGGCAGAGTTGCAGTCCCAGATCTCAGACACGTCCGTGGTCCTGTCCATGGACAACAGCCGCTCCCTGGACCTGGATGGCATCATCGCCGAGGTCAAGGCCCAGTACGAGGAAATCACCAGCCGCAGCCGGGCTGAGGCCGAGGCCTGGTACCAGACCAAG TTTGAGACCCTCCAGGCCCAGGCTGGGAAGCACAGGGACGACCTCCGGAATACCCGGAATGAGATTGCAGAGATGAGCCGTGCCATCCAGAGGCTGCAGGCTGAGATCGACAGCATTAAGAACCAG TGTGCCAAGCTGGAGGCTGCCATTGCAGAAGCCGAAGAACATGGGGAGCTGGCCCTCAAGGATGCGCGTGCCAagaaggaggagctggaggcCGCCCTGCAGCGGGCCAAGCAGGACATGACCCGGCAGCTGCGAGAGTACCAGGAGCTCATGAACGTCAAGATAGCTCTGGACATCGAGATTGCCACCTACCGCAAGCTGCTGGAGGGCGAGGAGAGCCG gtTGGCCGGAGATGGAGTAGGAGCTGTGAACATCT CCGTGGTGAACTCCACCGGTGGAGGTGGCAGTGGGCTGGCCGGGCTGGCCTTCAGGGGAACCATGGGCAGCAATGCCCTGAGCTTTTCGAGCGGCGGAGGGCCCGGGGCCATCAAGTCCTATTCCACCAGGACCTCAGCCACCACCCACAGGAGCGTCCGAAAATGA